In the genome of Impatiens glandulifera chromosome 6, dImpGla2.1, whole genome shotgun sequence, the window GTTGtcaataattcttttatttttaaaaataaaatgtatgcTGAGAAAGAAATTACCATACTTTAATAAAGTCATggttcattttaatttgaatgattgtctaaataaattatatataatatgataaactCTAACCCTatttaattgtaaatattataagCTCATTTAAGAATtgatattttatcatattttgtttatataattacaatttcataatttattaaaactaaaataaaaaatatgagtgtgtaaatatatttaaggaaataatatatacataaataatttacatatcattaaatcaccattaaaatttaaaataaataaaaaaaagaactttaaataacacttaattttagaaaataataatcatttaaataaatatcatttcttagttacttttctttataaattaaataaaattatttaaataagctaGCCAAACCTATAAGTTGACTTTAtgtattttatcatttttggtCCAAAAATGAGATTGAgtagaatatttattttgttttcaataaatacttttttattgaaatatatttgagctgaatacattttttttaatttaaatttaaaatatttagtttttgtcataacttttatttaatatatgtactAGTCAGATTATCGTACTCCAACGCGTGAATCTCAATCGCGTTCAATTATTTCAATTCCAAACAGAACCTTATATTTTCCCCGTTTTATTCATAGAATTGACAACTGGTTTCATTTCACTCTGATTCTCTGGTTTTTAAAAACCACCTCAGAGAACTCACCGGCGACTACCACTCGTCGGCGGCGATCATCGGAAATCCATTATACCTTGCCGGAGAAACTACCGTACGATCAAACAGACGGCGGCGGCGTACCTTCACTGTAAGTCACCTTTCTCCGGCGGTACTGTTCTTATACTTGTTTTTGAATGTTGTGATACTTAGCATGTTTATGATCATTTTGTTTAGAGTGAAAGAGTTCAGTAATTGAAAAGATGGATTCCAGACGGAGAATCGTCAGATCTTTATGGACTATATCGAGTAATTTTCTACTAGCAGCGATATTAGTTTCTGCTGAGAGAAACTTGAAGAATTCAAGCTATGTTGCTGATGAATCTGGATCAACAAATTATCTCACTAACGTATACAATTTTCTATGGCAAGCAGATGATTCTGGTTATCAACATGTTTGGCCTGTAAGTGATGAGTTTTTTGTTCATGATATCTTCGTTTTATCTTGCACGAGTTTTTGTTCTTTATTTGGTAGGTTAAAGGTGACTATTCGATGATTTTACTGGTTAAATTTAATCTGCTTTGTTTTCATCTTGATTCAAGTATTTTTTTACCTTTATGGATCATAATCTAGCAAAGAAATTATAGTTTTATTGATTCAAGTACTTTTTGACCTTTATGAATCATTCTCTAGCAAAGAGATTATAGTTCTACTGATTCAAGTACTTTTTGACCTATATGGATCATAATCCAGTAAAGAAATTCTAGTTCTACTGATTCTAGAACTTTTTGGCCTATATGGATCATAATCTAGCAAAGAAATTATAGTTCTACTGATTCTAAAACTTTTTGGCCTATATGGATCATAATCCAGCAAAGGAATTATAGTTCTACTGATTCATGTACTTTTTGACCTATATGGATCATTATCTAGCAAAGAAATTATAGTTCTACCGATTCAAGTACTTTTTGACCTATATGGATCATAATCCAGCAATGATTGAGTGAATCTCATGACACCAACCAAACATTGATCCATTGTGTgtttttggatttgcttgaattttttgttgatttattaCAAATGTCTCACTTATCTAGTTCTCAATTGAAACTCCTTTCAGAAGTAGATGTTTTCCTTTCATTTCTAAGTTTCCTCAATGTTATTTTTGACAAAACATGGTTTCCTATTCCTATAGTTTTCTAGTTGGACTGTTAAGCTCGAAAGAAATTGAAGGATCTCCGAGAACAAGACTTGCCTTTCTAGATTGGTTTTTGAGTACCATATACATGAATTTCCATATATTTGATTGGCTTTGTAGGAAATGAAATTTGGATGGAAAATTATTGTGGGTAGCATAGTTGGATTCTTTGGAGCAGCATTTGGAAGTGTAGGTGGTGTTGGTGGTGGAGGCATATTTGTTCCTATGCTAAGCCTAATTATTGGATTTGATGCTAAATCAGCCACTGCTATATCAAAATGTAAGAGAAAAAACTTAAACTTTCTGATTTTCATTAAAGAAAAATGACTAAGAATTGGTTCTTGTTGTTTTGTTAGGTATGATTATGGGTGCAGCAGGCTCAACTGTCTACTATAATCTCAAATTGAGgcatcctacaataaatatgCCCATTATTGACTATGATCTCGCACTTCTTGTCCAACCAATGTTAATGCTTGGCATTAGTATTGGGGTCGCATTCAACGTTATTTTTGCAGACTGGATGGTCACGGTTCTGCTTATTATTCTCTTTATTGGTAAATTTTGGGAGACGCATTATTTTGTTTGCAAATATGCATTTTATGtgttaattatgaaatattgtaTTTACAGGCACTTCAACAAAAGCCTTTCTTAAAGGACTTGAAACATGGAAGAAAGAAACAATCATGAAAAAGGTTTTTGTTGTAATGAAATCTCTGCATTTTTTTTGTGATTCAATATGTAACGCGATTAGTTCTTTTTCGTTTTCAGGAAGCTGCTAAGAGACTTGAAACCAGTGGTTAGTTAATCAACATTACAAAGTTTACTTGTTGATAgatttgtcttctttttgttAATGTTTTTCATTGAGATTTGTTTTACAGGCAATAATCAAGAGGGAGCTGAATACAAGCTTCTTCCTAGTGGCCCAAATAACGGGTCTGTGGCCAAAGGCTCTGACGAAACCGaggtatttattattttttaacctgAAATTTTGGAATGTGGATAGTTTGATTGAAAATGCTTATTGACtatttaggttagtttgatCGAGAACGTTTGCTGGAAGGAACTTGGGCTCCTTGTTTTCGTTTGGATTGCATTTCTCGCATTGCAGATTCTGAAAGTAACCTCTCCCTCCTTactctatttttaaatatttttctttgatACATACTACATGATCTAattgttttccttttctttcGATAACAGAACAACACGACTACTTGTTCGGTTGAATATTGGGTATTAAACCTGTTACAGGTACTTTTCGTTCATTGAACAACTTGAAACAACAAGTTTATTGTTTTTCGAGTAATaaattgtaattgttttgtttttgtgaatGAAGGTTCCGGTTTCTGTTGGTGTTAGTTTATACGAGGCAGTCAGCTTATACAAGGGTAGAAGAGTAATTGCATCAAAAGGAGAGGATGGAACTAACTTCAAAATACACCAATTGGTTATCTATTGTTCATTTGCAATATTAGCAGGTATAGTAGGAGGCCTTCTCGGTTTAGGCGGAGGATTCATTTTAGGACCCATGTTCTTGGAACTAGGTGTCCCTCCCCAGGTTTCGAGTGCAACCGCCACTTTTGCAATGACCTTCTCTTCGTCAATGTCTGTTGTCGAATATTACCTTCTCAAACGTTTCCCCGTTCCATATGGTAAGTTTCcatgtttttattcttctttcgactgtttttttattgtttttctcaCATTTGTGACTCGTTTTCTTTCTGGCAGCTGCTTATTTTATCGTCGTGGCTACGATTGCTGCCTTTATTGGACAACATGTTGTAAGAAGATTGATCATTATTCTCGGAAGAGCTTCTTTAATCATATTCATTCTTGCATTGACAATCTTCATAAGTGCAATCTCATTAGGTGAGTTTTGTTTGTTTATCAAGTTATAAGAATTGATTTAACCAATCTCAATTATGAATTTAACTTAAAATGATATGTTTTGTGAAGGTGGAGTTGGCATATCCAATATGATTGGAAAGATCGAGGGACACGAGTACATGGGTTTCGAGAATCTATGCAAATACGGCGATTAATGAGACGGAATCTTGTCGTGTAAATTGCTTTATATAGTTGGATATGAGCAAACTTCTCGGTTTGGCTCCCAATTGtatgtatcatttctttcataaatGCTAGATTATTTTAAAACGGTATTctccttatttattttatgaaatctaTTAGTTCTTGATATGTAACATTTTAATCCAAATGTGGAATGGGAAGGAATCATTCATGGGCTATGATGGAGTGATAATCGGAATTTGTTTATCATTCTCGTCTCATTTTAATTcgaaattttgtaaaaaatatatatatataaagaagaaaaatcaCATGTAAAAGTTAGATTCAGtggaaaaaaattgattaaaaaattaggtTTCATTCTAATAATAACCTActaaataaaatgagaaaaataaattatgattgaaaaaaaatacacacATTTGCAGTTTTTATATACAGTtcaaattgtaatattttttctcatatctatttaattagtatttaattgaatttaaatggACCGTAAGTACATAATTATTAGTTTTCCTAACTTTTAATACATTATTAGACGTTGTAAAGTAGGATTATTTGAACAATTCTTACATGAAATATTCATAGAATATACGAAATTTGGAATGttgtaaatgaatttttttttcacttgtttatatttgatattatattaaaaatatataacaattttttattataattaaatacaatgttaaagtatattaatattacttcatattcaaattttgtgttattaatttttttttttaatgttgataaatattataataatttaactatttaaaaattattatccaatcatcaatcaaacaagactcttattgaatatttaatattttaatttatagactaaaataaaaaattaataatgtgagttttatatttatttatttatttatttaatgaatgaaATCCAGTTATTTCAACCGTTTCTCAATCTTCATTATTTTTTCCCTCTAATATCTCGTTCTCCCAAATCACCATTGTTTCTCTCTTTCATTCTCATAATCAGCTTTCCTTCTTCGATCAGCGATTTCCGATTCTTCAAATTCTTTCGCTATATTCCACATTGAAAGAGTTCTGTAATTGAAATCGACATTTACAGATGCAAGAATGGATTCGAAACGAAGAATATTCAGATCTTTATTTACGATATCATTCAACTTTCTACTAGCAACAATATTAGCTTCTGCTGAGAGGAACTTGAAGCAGCAGGAGAAGAATATAGGTGAATCTCGCTTAAATTT includes:
- the LOC124941590 gene encoding sulfite exporter TauE/SafE family protein 3-like; protein product: MDSRRRIVRSLWTISSNFLLAAILVSAERNLKNSSYVADESGSTNYLTNVYNFLWQADDSGYQHVWPEMKFGWKIIVGSIVGFFGAAFGSVGGVGGGGIFVPMLSLIIGFDAKSATAISKCMIMGAAGSTVYYNLKLRHPTINMPIIDYDLALLVQPMLMLGISIGVAFNVIFADWMVTVLLIILFIGTSTKAFLKGLETWKKETIMKKEAAKRLETSGNNQEGAEYKLLPSGPNNGSVAKGSDETEVSLIENVCWKELGLLVFVWIAFLALQILKNNTTTCSVEYWVLNLLQVPVSVGVSLYEAVSLYKGRRVIASKGEDGTNFKIHQLVIYCSFAILAGIVGGLLGLGGGFILGPMFLELGVPPQVSSATATFAMTFSSSMSVVEYYLLKRFPVPYAAYFIVVATIAAFIGQHVVRRLIIILGRASLIIFILALTIFISAISLGGVGISNMIGKIEGHEYMGFENLCKYGD